The Pongo abelii isolate AG06213 chromosome 21, NHGRI_mPonAbe1-v2.0_pri, whole genome shotgun sequence genome has a window encoding:
- the SRMS gene encoding tyrosine-protein kinase Srms codes for MEPFLRRRLAFLSFFWDKIWPTGDEPDHGTPGSLDPEANPVPALPTEPCGPFPQLFLALYDFTARCGGELSVRRGDRLCALEEGGGYIFARRLSGQPRTGLVPIIHVAKAAPETLSDQPWYFSGVSRTQAQQLLLSPPNEPGAFLIRPSESSLGGYSLSVRAQAKVCHYRVSMAADGSLYLQKGRLFPGLEELLTYYKANWKLIQNPLLQPCVPQKAPRQDAWERPHSEFALGRKLGEGYFGEVWEGLWLGSLPVAIKVIKSADMKLTDLAKEIQTLKGLRHERLIRLHAVCSGGEPVYIVTELMRKGNLQAFLGSPEGRALRLPPLLGFACQVAEGMNYLEEQRIVHRDLAARNVLVDDGLACKVADFGLARLLKDDIYSPSSSSKIPVKWTAPEAANYRVFSQKSDVWSFGVLLYEVFTYGQCPYEGMTNHETLQQIMRGYRLPRPAACPAEVYVLMLECWRSSPEERPSFATLREKLHAIHRCRPPVLT; via the exons ATGGAGCCCTTCCTCAGGAGGCGGCTGGCCTTCCTGTCCTTCTTCTGGGACAAGATCTGGCCAACGGGCGACGAGCCGGACCACGGCACCCCCGGGTCCCTGGACCCCGAAGCCAACCCAGTGCCCGCGCTCCCCACCGAGCCTTGCGGCCCCTTCCCTCAGCTCTTCCTTGCGCTCTATGACTTCACGGCGCGGTGCGGCGGGGAGCTGAGTGTCCGCCGCGGGGATAGGCTCTGCGCCCTCGAAGAGGGGGGCGGCTACATCTTCGCGCGCAGGCTTTCAGGCCAGCCCCGCACCGGGCTCGTGCCCATCATCCACGTGGCCAAGGCCGCTCCTGAGACGCTCTCAGACCAACC CTGGTACTTTAGCGGGGTCAGCCGGACCCAGGCACAGCAGCTGCTCCTCTCCCCACCCAACGAACCAGGGGCCTTCCTCATCCGGCCCAGCGAGAGCAGCCTCGGGGGCTACTCACTGTCAG TCCGGGCCCAGGCCAAGGTCTGCCACTACCGGGTCTCCATGGCAGCTGATGGCAGCCTCTACCTGCAGAAGGGACGGCTCTTTCCCGGCCTGGAGGAGCTGCTCACCTACTACAAGGCCAACTGGAAGCTGATCCAGAACCCCCTGCTGCAGCCCTGCGTGCCCCAG AAGGCCCCGCGGCAGGACGCGTGGGAGCGGCCACACTCCGAGTTCGCCCTTGGGAGGAAACTGGGTGAAGGCTACTTTGGGGAGGTGTGGGAAGGCCTGTGGCTGGGCTCCCTGCCCGTGGCGATCAAGGTCATCAAGTCAG CCGACATGAAGCTCACTGACCTAGCCAAGGAGATCCAGACGCTGAAGGGCCTGCGGCACGAGCGGCTCATCCGGCTGCACGCAGTGTGCTCGGGCGGGGAGCCTGTGTACATCGTCACGGAGCTCATGCGCAAGGGGAACCTGCAGGCCTTCCTGGGCA GCCCCGAGGGCCGGGCCCTGCGTCTGCCGCCGCTCCTGGGCTTTGCCTGCCAGGTGGCTGAGGGCATGAACTACCTGGAGGAGCAGCGCATCGTGCACCGGGACTTGGCTGCCAGGAACGTGCTCGTGGACGATGGCCTGGCCTGCAAGGTGGCTGACTTTGGCCTGGCCCGGCTGCTCAAG GACGACATCTACTCCCCGAGCAGCAGCTCCAAGATCCCGGTCAAGTGGACAGCGCCTGAGGCGGCCAATTATCGTGTCTTCTCCCAGAAGTCGGACGTCTGGTCCTTCGGCGTCCTGCTGTACGAGGTTTTCACCTATGGCCAGTGTCCCTACGAAG GGATGACCAACCACGAGACGCTGCAGCAGATCATGCGAGGGTACCGGCTGCCACGCCCGGCTGCCTGCCCAGCGGAGGTCTACGtgctcatgctggagtgctggAGGAGCAGCCCCGAGGAACGGCCCTCCTTCGCCACGCTGCGGGAGAAGCTGCACGCCATCCACAGATGCCGTCCCCCAGTCCTCACGTGA